In one Niallia taxi genomic region, the following are encoded:
- a CDS encoding gamma-glutamyl-gamma-aminobutyrate hydrolase family protein, which translates to MSTRPVIGITGAYVFHNKFMDGTYVHHDYQKAIHANGGLPVILPYVSEELAEDMVDHCDAILLSGGEDVDPQFYGQDPHQKLGSTIPLRDTVELAVLKVAMEKQKPILAICRGVQILNVALGGTLFQDIPSQVRDSIQHTQTVDRSRDTHWATIDKNSRLYEILGVEKERVNSLHHQAIDGLAEELNAVAKSSDGIIEAVEHKSYPAFLLGIQWHPESMAATYERMNEIFAQFVAAAK; encoded by the coding sequence TTGTCAACTAGACCTGTAATAGGGATAACAGGTGCATATGTATTTCATAATAAATTCATGGACGGTACATATGTTCATCACGATTATCAAAAGGCAATACATGCAAATGGAGGGCTTCCGGTAATTTTGCCTTATGTAAGCGAGGAGTTGGCAGAGGACATGGTGGACCATTGTGATGCGATTCTGTTAAGCGGCGGAGAGGATGTCGATCCCCAGTTTTATGGACAAGATCCACATCAAAAATTAGGCAGCACTATTCCACTTCGGGATACTGTAGAATTAGCTGTATTAAAGGTTGCCATGGAGAAACAAAAACCAATTTTAGCTATTTGCCGAGGTGTGCAAATATTGAATGTTGCTTTAGGCGGAACCTTGTTTCAAGATATTCCAAGCCAAGTTCGTGACAGTATTCAGCATACCCAAACAGTGGACAGAAGCAGAGATACCCATTGGGCGACAATTGATAAAAACAGCCGCCTTTATGAAATATTAGGTGTAGAGAAGGAAAGAGTCAACAGCCTTCATCATCAGGCAATTGACGGGCTGGCAGAGGAGCTGAATGCTGTTGCAAAAAGCTCTGACGGCATTATTGAAGCTGTTGAGCATAAAAGCTATCCAGCGTTTTTACTCGGAATTCAGTGGCATCCAGAGTCTATGGCTGCAACTTATGAAAGAATGAACGAGATTTTTGCTCAGTTTGTCGCAGCAGCAAAATAA
- the proV gene encoding glycine betaine/L-proline ABC transporter ATP-binding protein ProV, translating to MENNVKVKIEDVTKIFGKNSKKAISLLQKGESKGEILKKTGSTVGVNKASFEIKAGEIFVIMGLSGSGKSTLVRMLNRLIDPTLGKIYIDGKDIVKMSKDELRKVRREKISMVFQKFALLPHRTILENTEFGLEIQGIDKASRKQRALESLKLVGLEGYESQYPDQLSGGMQQRVGLARALANNPDVLLMDEAFSALDPLIRKDMQDELLDLQSTMEKTIIFITHDLDEALRIGDRIALMKDGTIVQVGTPEEILMNPSNDYVERFVEDVDLSKVLTANHVMKRAEAVNVDRGPRVALQMMRDLGISSIYVVNKKRNLLGAVTADAARNAVENNKPLHDILDETLTVSGDTLLVDLFDKVSTASIPVAVVDGEHRLKGMLVRGAVIGALAGNNENINSQTDIIETQKTEVVN from the coding sequence ATGGAAAACAACGTAAAAGTAAAAATTGAAGATGTGACAAAAATCTTCGGAAAAAACAGTAAAAAAGCCATTTCCCTTCTACAAAAGGGTGAATCTAAAGGCGAAATTTTAAAGAAGACAGGTTCAACTGTCGGGGTTAATAAAGCAAGTTTTGAAATCAAAGCAGGCGAAATATTTGTCATTATGGGATTATCCGGAAGCGGAAAATCAACACTCGTTCGTATGCTGAATAGACTTATTGATCCAACACTTGGAAAAATCTATATTGATGGCAAGGACATTGTCAAAATGTCGAAGGATGAATTGCGTAAGGTTAGAAGAGAAAAAATTAGCATGGTGTTCCAAAAATTCGCTCTCCTTCCTCATCGTACAATCTTGGAAAACACAGAATTCGGTTTGGAGATACAAGGCATTGATAAAGCATCAAGAAAACAACGTGCTTTAGAATCTCTTAAACTAGTAGGATTAGAAGGCTATGAAAGCCAATATCCTGATCAATTGAGCGGTGGTATGCAGCAGCGTGTTGGACTTGCAAGAGCACTAGCAAATAATCCAGACGTATTGTTAATGGATGAAGCATTCAGTGCACTTGACCCTTTAATTCGTAAAGATATGCAGGATGAGCTCCTGGATTTACAGTCAACCATGGAAAAAACAATCATCTTTATTACACATGATTTAGATGAGGCATTAAGAATTGGTGACCGAATTGCATTGATGAAGGATGGTACGATTGTTCAAGTCGGTACACCAGAGGAAATCCTGATGAATCCTTCTAATGACTATGTTGAGCGCTTTGTAGAAGACGTTGACCTTTCAAAAGTGCTTACAGCAAATCATGTCATGAAACGTGCAGAAGCTGTAAATGTAGACAGAGGCCCACGTGTTGCCCTCCAAATGATGAGAGACCTTGGAATTTCAAGTATTTATGTAGTAAACAAGAAAAGAAATCTGCTTGGAGCAGTAACAGCAGATGCAGCAAGAAATGCAGTTGAAAACAATAAGCCACTGCATGATATCCTCGATGAAACACTGACAGTAAGCGGTGATACACTGCTTGTTGACCTTTTTGACAAAGTATCGACAGCAAGTATTCCTGTTGCAGTAGTTGACGGAGAGCATCGTCTGAAAGGCATGCTTGTCAGAGGTGCAGTAATTGGTGCACTTGCAGGCAACAACGAAAATATTAACAGCCAAACAGACATTATCGAAACACAAAAAACGGAGGTGGTGAACTAA
- a CDS encoding YjcZ family sporulation protein: MYGYGGCGYPSYGYSCGTGYGGGFALIVVLFILLIIVGAACFKW; this comes from the coding sequence ATGTACGGATATGGTGGTTGTGGTTATCCTAGTTATGGTTATTCTTGCGGAACTGGTTACGGCGGAGGTTTTGCTTTAATCGTAGTTTTATTCATTCTTTTGATTATTGTTGGTGCAGCTTGCTTCAAATGGTAA
- a CDS encoding YjcZ family sporulation protein gives MGEVGYGGGFALLVVLFILLVIIGASWGYGGY, from the coding sequence ATGGGTGAAGTTGGATACGGCGGAGGTTTCGCTTTATTAGTAGTATTGTTCATCTTATTAGTTATCATTGGTGCTTCTTGGGGCTACGGCGGTTACTAA
- a CDS encoding BglG family transcription antiterminator — translation MLENRTGNLLKQLMAAEDLITSEQLSKVLHVTSRTVRNDMKELESLLAVNGAKIKSVRGQGYQLIIESDQLFRKFLKDSFQEGKDEIIPTLKGGRVHYIINRLLLTDKNLKLEDLADELFISKSTIQNDLKEVKVLLKSYDLKVEKTGNSGMRLKGEEVNLRFCMSEYLFNRKLDHTELTYDPAALLLNEELTAIRTIILEQIRIAEITLSDISLNNLVVHIVIACKRIREGNYISAIPKETNEITDEKEYAVSKKIVETIENTLHVEFPETEVAYIAIHLLGTKLMSHHALTDGEVLDFIDERILSLTANILEEVEHKMNLQIDQDKELFTGLSLHLKPAINRFRYKMNLRNPLLDDIKSNYPIPFEAGVVSAGVIKKELGYDIHENEIAFLALHFGAAMERKKVSNKKKRCMIVCASGVGSANLLYYKLKSQYSSELEMIGTTELYKVKEINFSEVDLIISTIPIKEDIPVPVIEVNTILGDRDFAKINGALYSKKAQTNAYSSIREELVFLQKPFDTKEEIFAFLEAELLSLDLINSSFMDHVREREKVSPTCFGNMVAIPHPNTPQTDKTFWAFCTLQKPIDWGGKNVQFICLLSVQKNSTGDFQELYDVLGDVLDSPTIIQHLLKCKSFSEFKSVFPS, via the coding sequence ATGTTAGAAAACCGCACAGGAAACTTATTAAAGCAGCTTATGGCTGCAGAAGACCTCATAACAAGTGAACAATTATCAAAAGTGCTTCATGTTACATCAAGAACTGTACGAAATGATATGAAGGAACTTGAGTCATTACTTGCTGTTAACGGAGCGAAAATTAAGTCTGTCAGAGGGCAGGGATACCAATTAATAATCGAAAGCGATCAGCTTTTTCGGAAATTTCTTAAGGACAGCTTCCAGGAAGGAAAAGACGAAATCATTCCGACACTTAAGGGTGGACGAGTCCATTACATCATTAATCGTCTTTTGCTTACAGATAAAAATTTAAAGCTGGAAGATTTAGCAGATGAACTGTTCATAAGCAAGTCAACCATTCAGAATGACTTAAAAGAAGTGAAGGTGCTTCTCAAAAGCTATGATTTAAAGGTTGAGAAGACAGGGAACTCAGGAATGAGGCTAAAAGGGGAGGAAGTGAACCTCCGTTTTTGTATGTCAGAGTATTTATTTAATAGGAAGCTCGATCATACGGAGCTTACCTATGATCCGGCAGCACTCTTGTTAAATGAAGAATTGACGGCAATTCGAACGATTATCCTTGAACAAATCAGGATCGCTGAGATTACATTGTCAGATATAAGCTTGAATAATCTCGTTGTTCATATTGTGATTGCTTGTAAGCGTATACGAGAAGGGAATTATATTTCTGCCATTCCAAAAGAGACAAATGAAATTACGGACGAAAAGGAATATGCAGTCTCCAAAAAAATTGTGGAAACAATTGAAAATACATTACATGTTGAATTCCCTGAAACAGAGGTTGCTTATATTGCCATCCATTTGCTTGGCACGAAGCTGATGAGTCACCATGCTTTGACAGATGGGGAAGTGCTTGATTTCATTGACGAACGAATTCTGAGCTTAACGGCAAATATTCTAGAAGAGGTTGAACATAAGATGAACCTCCAAATAGATCAGGATAAAGAACTTTTTACAGGCTTATCCTTGCATTTAAAGCCAGCCATTAACAGATTTCGCTATAAAATGAACTTAAGGAACCCATTGCTTGATGACATTAAATCAAACTACCCGATTCCGTTTGAAGCAGGTGTTGTTTCAGCTGGTGTTATTAAGAAGGAATTGGGGTATGACATTCATGAAAATGAAATTGCCTTCCTAGCGCTTCATTTCGGAGCGGCGATGGAAAGGAAAAAAGTCAGTAACAAGAAGAAGCGCTGTATGATTGTTTGTGCTTCAGGAGTTGGCAGCGCTAACCTTTTGTATTATAAATTAAAATCCCAATACAGCTCGGAATTAGAGATGATTGGAACGACAGAACTTTATAAAGTGAAGGAAATCAATTTTAGTGAAGTTGATCTTATCATAAGTACAATCCCGATTAAAGAAGACATCCCGGTTCCTGTCATTGAAGTTAATACAATTCTTGGTGACAGGGATTTTGCAAAAATTAATGGCGCCTTATATTCAAAAAAGGCTCAAACGAACGCTTACTCCTCTATCCGAGAAGAATTGGTTTTCTTACAAAAACCGTTTGACACGAAGGAGGAAATCTTTGCTTTTCTTGAAGCAGAGCTTTTGAGTCTTGACTTGATTAACAGTAGCTTCATGGATCATGTAAGAGAGCGGGAAAAGGTTTCACCAACATGCTTTGGAAATATGGTTGCCATTCCTCACCCCAACACACCACAGACAGACAAGACCTTCTGGGCATTTTGTACATTGCAAAAGCCGATTGACTGGGGAGGGAAAAATGTTCAATTTATCTGTCTGTTGAGTGTGCAAAAGAACAGTACGGGTGATTTTCAAGAATTGTATGACGTGCTTGGGGATGTTCTCGACAGCCCGACTATCATTCAGCATTTGTTAAAATGCAAGAGCTTTTCAGAATTCAAGTCAGTTTTTCCTTCATAA
- a CDS encoding ABC transporter permease produces the protein MENLLPKLPVADWIDTFVDWLTSTFEVAFDGISEGLEVVVDSLVAVFAFIPSYIFIILLTLIAWKLANKKIALFTLVGLFLVDNLGYWDPMLDTLALVLSAVIISIIIGVPLGIWASQKNTVKQIVVPVLDFMQTMPAFVYLIPAIFFFNIGVVPGVVASVIFSMPPTIRLTILGVQQVPADITEATESFGSTTAQRLMKVQLPLAMPTIMAGINQSIMLALSMVVIAAMVGAPGLGADVYRAVTQIQIGRGFEAGLAIVVVAIILDRITQNLGTKKRGGI, from the coding sequence ATGGAAAACTTACTTCCAAAACTTCCGGTTGCAGATTGGATTGACACTTTTGTTGACTGGCTGACTTCCACATTTGAAGTAGCATTTGACGGCATCAGTGAAGGTCTTGAAGTTGTAGTAGATTCATTAGTAGCAGTATTTGCTTTTATTCCTTCCTATATCTTTATTATTTTATTAACATTGATTGCTTGGAAGCTGGCGAATAAAAAAATTGCTTTATTTACTTTAGTAGGTTTATTCCTTGTAGATAATCTTGGTTATTGGGATCCAATGCTTGATACTTTAGCACTTGTATTATCAGCTGTTATTATCTCGATTATTATAGGAGTCCCACTAGGAATATGGGCATCTCAAAAAAATACCGTAAAACAAATCGTTGTTCCTGTATTAGACTTTATGCAGACAATGCCTGCATTCGTATATTTAATACCTGCAATCTTCTTCTTTAATATAGGAGTCGTTCCTGGTGTAGTAGCTTCTGTAATTTTCTCTATGCCGCCTACTATTCGATTAACGATTCTTGGTGTCCAACAGGTGCCTGCCGATATTACGGAAGCGACCGAGTCATTCGGAAGCACAACGGCACAAAGACTAATGAAGGTTCAGCTTCCTCTTGCCATGCCTACAATTATGGCAGGTATTAACCAAAGTATTATGCTTGCATTATCCATGGTAGTAATTGCTGCAATGGTCGGAGCTCCTGGATTAGGTGCTGACGTATACCGAGCAGTTACGCAGATCCAAATCGGACGCGGCTTTGAAGCTGGTTTGGCGATTGTAGTTGTTGCAATCATTCTAGATAGAATTACGCAAAATCTTGGTACAAAAAAAAGAGGGGGAATTTAA
- a CDS encoding phosphocarrier protein HPr has product MSEKTFTIIDETGIHARPATLLVSTASKFKSDMQIAYKGKSVNLKSIMGVMSLGVPKGGEITISATGEDETEAVDGLEAVLKKEGLVG; this is encoded by the coding sequence ATGAGCGAAAAAACTTTTACTATTATTGATGAAACTGGAATACATGCTAGACCGGCTACATTATTAGTAAGCACTGCAAGCAAATTCAAATCAGACATGCAAATTGCTTATAAAGGCAAATCTGTGAACTTGAAATCCATCATGGGCGTTATGTCACTTGGTGTACCAAAAGGTGGAGAAATCACTATTTCTGCAACTGGTGAAGACGAAACAGAAGCTGTTGACGGTTTAGAAGCAGTTCTTAAAAAAGAAGGCCTAGTAGGCTAA
- a CDS encoding glycine betaine ABC transporter substrate-binding protein gives MKKFISMLFAAALVFALAACGSKADENASIGEQVDHEIIGIDPGAGIMKAAAKAKEDYDLSDWSIVEGSSAAMTATLKKAYDKKEPIIITGWTPHWMFNAYDLKYLDDPKGSFGKDENIHTIVRNGLKEDMPEAYQVLDNFHWDTDAMGEVMMEIYDGTQPEDAAAAWVKDNADVVSEWTKGVSKVNGDKIKLGYVAWDSEIASTNVIGKVLTDLGYDVTLSQVEAGPMWTGVADGSLDAHVAGWLPITHEDYATKYAGKFEDLGANLEGTKLGIVVPKYMDIDSIEDLKEQ, from the coding sequence ATGAAAAAATTTATATCCATGCTATTTGCAGCAGCTTTAGTATTTGCACTTGCTGCATGTGGTTCAAAAGCAGACGAGAATGCTTCCATCGGGGAGCAAGTGGATCATGAAATTATCGGAATTGACCCTGGTGCTGGAATTATGAAGGCCGCTGCCAAAGCAAAGGAAGACTATGACTTGTCTGACTGGAGCATTGTTGAAGGCTCAAGTGCAGCAATGACTGCAACATTAAAAAAAGCTTATGATAAAAAAGAACCAATCATCATTACTGGATGGACTCCGCATTGGATGTTTAATGCATATGACTTGAAATATTTAGACGATCCTAAAGGTTCATTCGGTAAAGATGAAAATATTCATACAATTGTACGTAACGGTTTAAAAGAAGATATGCCTGAAGCATATCAAGTGCTTGACAACTTCCATTGGGATACGGATGCAATGGGCGAAGTGATGATGGAAATTTATGATGGTACACAACCAGAAGATGCAGCTGCTGCATGGGTAAAGGATAATGCAGATGTAGTAAGCGAGTGGACTAAAGGCGTTTCCAAAGTAAATGGTGATAAAATTAAACTAGGCTATGTTGCTTGGGATAGTGAAATTGCCAGCACAAATGTAATCGGCAAAGTTTTGACTGATTTAGGTTATGACGTTACATTAAGCCAAGTAGAAGCAGGTCCAATGTGGACTGGAGTAGCAGACGGAAGCCTTGATGCACATGTTGCAGGCTGGCTGCCAATAACACACGAAGACTATGCAACTAAATATGCAGGCAAGTTTGAAGATCTAGGTGCAAACCTAGAAGGAACTAAGCTTGGTATTGTTGTTCCTAAGTACATGGATATCGATTCCATTGAAGACTTAAAAGAACAGTAA
- a CDS encoding flotillin family protein — translation MFGIGLEIWIIIGIVLILFIALVGIFISKYKTAGPDEALIVTGSYLGSRNVHVDESGNKIKIIRGGGTFILPVFQQSEPLSLLSSKLDVSTPEVYTEQGVPVMADGTAIIKIGGSIGEIATAAEQFLGKPKGDRENEAREVLEGHLRSILGSMTVEEIYKNRDKFSQEVQRVASQDLAKMGLVIVSFTIKDVRDKNGYLDSLGKPRIAQVKRDADIATAEADKETRIKRAEADKDAKKAELERATEIAEAEKENQMKMADFRRDQDIAKARADQAYDLETARSKQDVTEQEMQIRIIERQKQIELEEKEILRREKQYDSEVKKKADADRYAVEQSAEANKRRQMAEADANQYRIESQAKAEAEKVRVDGLAKAEAEKAKGETEAEIIRLKGLAEAEAKRKIAEAYDMYGQAAILDMVLEMLPEYAKQIASPLGNIDKITVVDTGGNGSSGANKVSGYATDLMATMQESLKASAGIDVKELLENLSGKNREVIHTEADE, via the coding sequence ATGTTTGGAATCGGATTAGAAATTTGGATTATTATAGGAATTGTACTTATTTTGTTCATTGCATTAGTTGGTATCTTTATCTCAAAATATAAAACGGCTGGTCCAGATGAGGCATTAATTGTAACTGGCAGCTATCTTGGTTCTAGAAATGTTCATGTAGATGAATCAGGTAATAAAATCAAAATCATCCGTGGTGGAGGTACATTCATCCTGCCGGTATTCCAGCAATCAGAGCCATTAAGCTTGCTGTCAAGTAAGCTTGATGTGTCTACACCTGAGGTTTATACAGAACAAGGTGTGCCTGTTATGGCAGATGGTACAGCCATCATTAAAATCGGCGGATCCATTGGTGAAATCGCGACAGCTGCAGAACAATTTCTCGGTAAACCTAAGGGAGACCGGGAAAATGAAGCAAGAGAAGTGCTAGAGGGGCATCTTCGCTCCATTCTTGGGAGTATGACAGTCGAAGAAATTTATAAGAACAGAGATAAGTTCTCACAGGAAGTACAGCGTGTCGCTTCACAGGACTTAGCGAAGATGGGCTTAGTCATCGTTTCCTTTACAATAAAGGATGTAAGGGATAAAAACGGTTACTTGGATTCCCTTGGTAAGCCAAGAATTGCCCAAGTAAAAAGAGACGCCGATATTGCAACCGCTGAAGCAGATAAAGAAACAAGAATAAAAAGGGCTGAAGCAGATAAGGATGCAAAAAAGGCAGAGCTTGAGCGCGCAACTGAAATAGCGGAAGCGGAAAAGGAAAATCAAATGAAAATGGCTGATTTTAGACGAGATCAGGATATCGCAAAAGCTCGTGCCGACCAGGCTTATGACTTAGAAACAGCGCGATCTAAACAAGATGTAACAGAGCAGGAAATGCAGATCCGTATCATTGAAAGACAAAAGCAGATTGAACTGGAAGAAAAAGAGATCTTAAGAAGAGAGAAGCAATATGACTCTGAAGTGAAAAAGAAAGCCGATGCAGATCGTTATGCGGTTGAACAGTCAGCAGAAGCAAACAAACGCAGACAGATGGCCGAAGCTGATGCAAATCAATACCGTATTGAATCCCAAGCAAAGGCAGAAGCAGAAAAGGTCCGTGTCGATGGATTAGCGAAAGCGGAAGCAGAAAAGGCAAAAGGGGAAACAGAAGCAGAAATTATTCGCTTGAAAGGTTTAGCAGAAGCAGAGGCGAAGCGGAAAATTGCAGAGGCTTACGATATGTATGGTCAGGCTGCTATTTTGGATATGGTGTTGGAGATGCTTCCTGAATATGCTAAACAAATTGCCAGCCCGCTTGGTAATATTGATAAAATTACGGTTGTGGATACAGGTGGTAATGGCAGCTCTGGTGCTAACAAAGTATCAGGATATGCGACAGACTTAATGGCAACGATGCAGGAATCTCTAAAAGCATCTGCTGGTATTGACGTGAAGGAGCTTCTTGAAAATCTGTCTGGAAAGAACAGAGAGGTAATCCACACAGAAGCTGACGAATAA
- a CDS encoding PTS sugar transporter subunit IIB, which translates to MRILLCCAVGMSTSLLVRKMKKYAESNSINCTIWAIPAEAIHHHMDKADVILLGPQVRFLLRDVTNAASKKGVPVSIINTVDYGTFNAKEVLDLALKLVSDKDKNELTSDKRKQ; encoded by the coding sequence ATGAGAATACTTCTATGCTGTGCAGTCGGGATGTCTACAAGCCTGTTAGTGCGCAAAATGAAAAAATACGCTGAAAGCAATTCGATTAATTGTACAATTTGGGCCATACCCGCTGAAGCGATTCATCATCATATGGACAAGGCAGATGTCATATTACTTGGTCCGCAGGTTCGTTTTTTGCTGCGTGATGTAACAAATGCGGCAAGTAAAAAGGGAGTTCCTGTATCGATCATTAACACAGTGGATTATGGAACATTTAATGCAAAGGAAGTATTAGATCTTGCTCTGAAACTGGTTTCAGATAAAGACAAAAATGAGTTGACTTCTGACAAAAGGAAACAATAA
- a CDS encoding ABC transporter ATP-binding protein → MVVKAKGIGLKRNGKWILKEIDWEINKGEHWVLYGLNGAGKTALLNMICAYYHPTVGKMTVLDKEFGKAELGASLRKKIGLVSSRLQQNLYVADSAYEIILSGAFASIGLYETPTDAMREKAINLMKQLGCYSYADRQYSSLSQGEKQRVLIARALMLNPELVILDEPATGLDFLAREQLLETIQQLAQMENCPTIIYVTHHMEEILPVFSSALLLRDGEVFAKGKTEDILTSHCLTEYFSFPVEVIWSNGRPLLAKQTQQGTLS, encoded by the coding sequence ATGGTTGTTAAGGCAAAGGGGATTGGACTGAAAAGAAACGGTAAATGGATTTTAAAGGAAATTGATTGGGAGATTAATAAGGGCGAGCATTGGGTTTTATATGGCTTGAACGGAGCAGGAAAAACCGCATTGCTTAATATGATTTGTGCCTATTATCATCCAACAGTAGGAAAAATGACCGTACTTGACAAGGAATTTGGCAAGGCGGAGCTTGGTGCATCGTTAAGGAAAAAAATTGGCCTAGTTTCAAGCAGGCTTCAGCAAAATCTCTATGTAGCAGACAGCGCGTATGAAATTATTTTGAGCGGTGCGTTTGCAAGCATTGGTTTATATGAAACACCGACAGATGCAATGAGGGAAAAAGCGATCAATCTAATGAAGCAGCTTGGCTGTTATTCCTATGCAGACAGACAATACTCCAGCTTGTCACAAGGAGAAAAACAGCGGGTATTAATAGCGAGAGCTTTAATGCTCAATCCAGAGCTTGTTATACTTGATGAACCGGCAACAGGACTTGACTTTTTAGCTAGAGAGCAATTGCTTGAGACCATTCAGCAGCTGGCCCAAATGGAGAATTGTCCAACCATTATTTATGTGACACATCATATGGAGGAAATCCTTCCAGTATTTTCGTCTGCGTTGTTGTTAAGAGATGGAGAGGTTTTTGCCAAGGGAAAAACAGAAGATATATTGACAAGCCATTGTTTAACAGAATATTTCTCGTTCCCGGTAGAGGTAATTTGGAGCAATGGACGACCGCTTTTAGCTAAACAAACTCAACAAGGAACATTAAGTTAA
- a CDS encoding GbsR/MarR family transcriptional regulator, which produces MEGKEQLERARERVIDVVAQNMDLYGVTDSIGRLYGMLMFQENPMTLDEMKEELGMSKTSMSTSVRILLELKMVDKVWKKGVRKDLYKAESDWYQNFIDFFAIKWRSAISENVLEMKKSLVELNSLVNRDDVEEELKELANSDINKLKNALDYYDWLNRFVDSLESKEIFELIPLKKTE; this is translated from the coding sequence ATGGAAGGTAAAGAACAGCTGGAAAGGGCAAGGGAAAGAGTAATAGATGTTGTTGCACAGAATATGGACTTGTATGGTGTGACAGATTCAATTGGGCGCTTATATGGGATGCTGATGTTCCAGGAAAATCCTATGACACTCGATGAAATGAAGGAAGAGCTTGGGATGAGCAAAACGAGTATGAGCACCTCTGTCAGAATTTTATTGGAATTGAAGATGGTCGATAAAGTTTGGAAAAAAGGGGTAAGAAAGGATTTATACAAAGCTGAAAGCGACTGGTACCAGAATTTTATTGACTTTTTTGCGATAAAGTGGAGATCTGCTATATCTGAAAATGTTTTGGAAATGAAAAAGTCACTTGTAGAATTAAACAGCCTTGTTAATCGGGATGATGTTGAGGAAGAGCTTAAAGAATTGGCAAATAGTGATATTAATAAATTAAAAAATGCTCTTGATTACTATGATTGGCTTAACAGATTTGTAGACAGCCTTGAATCAAAGGAAATCTTCGAGCTTATACCTTTGAAAAAAACAGAATAA